One window of Mucilaginibacter inviolabilis genomic DNA carries:
- a CDS encoding dihydroorotase encodes MTKILIKSATVVNEGRQYVTDILVKDGFIERIDSSIDVPADEVINAEGLHLLPGCIDDQVHFREPGLTHKANIHSESRAAVAGGITSFMEMPNTVPNTLTQQLLEDKYEIASRNSLANYSFFMGASNDNLDEVLRTDAANVCGVKVFMGSSTGNMLVDNPRTLDNLFAQSPMLIAVHCEDEATIKSNLNHYKQLLGENLPVRLHPKIRSAEACYLSSSLAVELAKKHNTRLHILHISTALETHLFTNKIPLKDKRITAEACVHHLWFSDADYETKGNFIKWNPAVKTAQDRDAVLEAVLDGRIDVIATDHAPHTLEEKEQPYLQAPSGGPLVQHALPAMLELYHHGKITLEQIAEKMAHNVATLFRIDKRGFIREGYWADLVLVNLNKPWNVNKSNILYHCGWSPFEGTTFRSQIAYTLVSGNIAYANGSLAEGKAGKRLNFNH; translated from the coding sequence ATGACGAAAATTCTCATCAAATCAGCAACTGTAGTAAACGAAGGCCGGCAATATGTAACTGATATTCTGGTAAAAGATGGCTTTATTGAACGGATAGATTCAAGCATTGATGTCCCCGCGGATGAGGTGATCAACGCCGAAGGGCTGCATCTGCTGCCTGGTTGTATTGATGACCAGGTGCATTTTCGCGAACCGGGTTTAACACACAAGGCCAATATCCATTCCGAATCGCGCGCGGCAGTGGCCGGTGGTATTACTTCATTCATGGAAATGCCAAACACCGTGCCTAACACTTTAACACAACAATTGCTTGAAGATAAATATGAGATAGCCTCCCGCAACTCGCTGGCTAACTACTCGTTTTTTATGGGTGCATCAAACGATAATCTTGACGAGGTGCTGCGTACCGACGCTGCCAATGTTTGCGGCGTAAAAGTATTTATGGGTTCATCAACAGGAAACATGCTGGTGGATAATCCGCGTACATTGGATAACCTTTTTGCGCAGTCGCCCATGCTGATAGCGGTGCATTGCGAGGATGAAGCCACTATCAAAAGCAACCTCAACCATTACAAACAGCTGCTCGGCGAAAATCTGCCCGTAAGGCTGCACCCGAAAATCAGGAGTGCCGAAGCCTGCTACCTGTCATCGTCACTAGCGGTTGAGCTGGCTAAAAAGCATAACACCAGGCTGCATATCCTGCATATATCCACTGCGCTGGAAACGCATCTTTTTACCAATAAGATTCCTCTGAAGGACAAACGCATTACTGCCGAGGCTTGCGTACATCACCTATGGTTTAGCGATGCTGATTATGAAACCAAAGGCAATTTTATTAAATGGAACCCGGCCGTAAAAACCGCGCAGGACCGCGATGCCGTTTTAGAAGCCGTACTGGACGGACGCATAGACGTTATCGCGACAGACCATGCCCCGCATACACTGGAAGAAAAAGAGCAACCCTACCTGCAGGCACCATCCGGCGGACCATTAGTTCAACATGCCTTACCGGCTATGCTGGAATTATATCATCATGGCAAAATCACCCTGGAACAAATAGCCGAAAAGATGGCGCATAATGTGGCTACCCTCTTCCGGATAGACAAGCGCGGTTTCATCCGCGAAGGCTACTGGGCCGACCTGGTACTGGTGAATTTGAATAAACCCTGGAACGTAAACAAAAGCAATATCTTATATCATTGCGGCTGGAGCCCGTTTGAAGGCACTACCTTCCGCTCGCAAATTGCCTATACTTTGGTCTCGGGTAATATAGCTTACGCTAATGGAAGTTTAGCTGAAGGTAAAGCTGGCAAACGTTTGAATTTTAATCATTAA
- a CDS encoding GyrI-like domain-containing protein, giving the protein MDKIDVTGFFLLGIATRTTNQDGQAAKDIGDLWCRFMDDNVLLQIEDRISDEVHCIYTDYETDHTGPYTAILGCKVNSLDHIPEGLVGLTVAPGTYVRFTANSWMPDRVAETWQYIWNSSLNRKYTADFDVYGCNSCNSDDTRVEIYVAVK; this is encoded by the coding sequence ATGGATAAAATAGATGTAACAGGTTTCTTTTTGCTGGGGATAGCCACCCGTACCACCAATCAGGATGGTCAGGCGGCAAAAGACATAGGCGACCTATGGTGCCGCTTTATGGATGATAATGTTTTACTGCAAATAGAAGACAGGATAAGCGACGAGGTACATTGCATATATACCGATTACGAAACAGACCACACCGGGCCTTATACCGCTATACTGGGCTGCAAAGTAAATTCACTGGATCATATTCCGGAGGGATTGGTTGGCTTAACGGTAGCGCCCGGTACTTATGTAAGGTTTACAGCAAATAGCTGGATGCCAGACCGTGTGGCCGAAACCTGGCAATACATCTGGAACAGCAGTTTAAACCGAAAATACACCGCCGATTTTGATGTTTACGGCTGTAATAGCTGCAACTCGGATGATACCCGTGTGGAGATATATGTGGCGGTAAAGTAG
- a CDS encoding SRPBCC family protein has protein sequence MKNLTLSIELTFKAPMAKVWQGLTDPEMVKAYFFGTKLESSWRVGEPIVFSGAWDGKAYRDHGTILEIDPGRYVKYNYWSSMSGTEDKPENYADITYSLSEKDDVTTLAITQDNIKDEAAREHSAQNWEGVFDGLRKMIE, from the coding sequence ATGAAAAATTTAACATTAAGCATCGAGCTAACATTTAAAGCGCCCATGGCCAAAGTTTGGCAGGGCCTTACTGACCCCGAGATGGTAAAAGCTTACTTTTTTGGCACCAAGCTGGAATCGAGCTGGAGGGTAGGGGAGCCCATTGTGTTCAGCGGAGCATGGGATGGCAAAGCCTATCGCGATCATGGTACCATACTGGAGATAGACCCCGGCAGATATGTAAAGTATAACTATTGGAGCAGCATGAGCGGCACCGAAGATAAACCCGAAAATTATGCCGATATTACCTACAGTCTGAGTGAAAAAGATGATGTAACCACCCTGGCCATTACCCAGGATAATATCAAAGATGAGGCCGCAAGGGAGCATTCGGCGCAAAATTGGGAAGGTGTTTTTGATGGATTACGGAAAATGATCGAGTAA
- a CDS encoding EVE domain-containing protein, whose translation MKYWITVASKDHIARGIAGGFMQANHGKQAALKKVHADDWVLFYSPKQTMNGTEPCKAFTAIGQAVGDEIYQHKMFDDFIPWRRNIQFYESTEAPIIPLVDELDFIINKKSWGYPFRFGFLEIGEHDFELIKRQMITGVPQPALSEGEGSKEEYLDEAIINHK comes from the coding sequence ATGAAATACTGGATAACCGTAGCTTCAAAAGATCATATAGCCCGTGGCATAGCCGGTGGCTTTATGCAGGCCAATCATGGTAAACAGGCCGCCTTGAAAAAAGTACACGCCGATGATTGGGTGCTGTTTTATTCGCCAAAGCAAACCATGAATGGCACTGAGCCCTGCAAGGCTTTTACAGCCATTGGGCAGGCCGTTGGCGACGAGATATATCAACATAAAATGTTTGATGATTTTATACCCTGGCGCCGCAATATCCAATTTTATGAAAGTACCGAGGCGCCCATTATTCCCCTGGTTGATGAGCTTGATTTTATCATCAATAAAAAGTCATGGGGGTATCCTTTCCGTTTTGGTTTTCTGGAAATAGGCGAACATGATTTTGAACTGATCAAAAGGCAAATGATAACCGGGGTGCCTCAACCCGCTCTCTCCGAAGGTGAAGGTTCAAAAGAGGAGTATTTAGATGAAGCTATCATAAACCATAAATAA
- a CDS encoding helix-turn-helix transcriptional regulator, with protein sequence MNRIDRISAILIQLQSRRVVKASDIAERFNISLRTVYRDVKTLEEAGIPLMGEAGVGYSIMDGYRLPPVMFTREEATAFLTAEKFVEKMTDISTMKHHQSAMYKVRAILKTAEKDVLENLDGSIEVLKSRAQKRSDNNTDHIQTILDSIVQKKLLCLDYFAGHSQEATKRDVEPVGIFYLEGFWHLIAFCRLRNDYRDFRVDRMRKVVITDATYNNSQHPTLKAYIAQTAHEKQLETVIVKVDKEIVSYLDHQKYYSGFVSEKMVGNKIEMTFLTRSIEGFARWFMMYGDHAEIVKPQELINQVKIIAAAIVQKNN encoded by the coding sequence ATGAACCGCATCGACCGTATTTCGGCTATTTTAATACAGCTACAATCGCGCAGGGTTGTGAAAGCCTCGGATATTGCCGAGCGTTTTAATATCAGCCTGCGTACCGTATACCGCGATGTAAAAACACTGGAAGAAGCCGGCATCCCCCTCATGGGCGAGGCCGGTGTAGGTTATTCCATTATGGACGGTTATCGTTTGCCCCCGGTAATGTTTACCCGCGAAGAAGCCACCGCCTTCTTAACCGCCGAGAAATTTGTGGAAAAGATGACGGATATCAGTACCATGAAGCATCACCAATCCGCCATGTACAAAGTGCGGGCTATCCTTAAAACAGCTGAAAAAGATGTGCTGGAAAACTTGGATGGCAGTATTGAGGTACTAAAAAGCCGTGCGCAGAAACGTTCTGATAATAATACCGATCATATTCAAACCATACTGGATAGCATTGTTCAAAAAAAGCTGTTATGCTTAGATTACTTTGCCGGTCACAGCCAGGAAGCTACCAAACGGGATGTAGAACCCGTAGGTATTTTTTACCTGGAAGGTTTCTGGCACCTGATAGCCTTTTGTCGCCTGCGTAACGATTACCGTGATTTCAGGGTGGACAGGATGCGTAAGGTGGTGATTACCGATGCTACTTATAACAATAGCCAGCATCCTACTTTAAAAGCTTACATCGCACAAACCGCCCACGAAAAGCAACTGGAAACGGTTATCGTAAAAGTGGATAAAGAGATAGTGAGCTACCTGGATCATCAAAAATACTACAGCGGCTTTGTATCCGAAAAAATGGTGGGCAATAAGATCGAGATGACATTTTTAACCCGCTCTATCGAAGGTTTTGCCCGTTGGTTTATGATGTACGGTGATCATGCCGAAATTGTAAAACCCCAGGAACTTATCAATCAGGTTAAAATTATAGCGGCAGCCATCGTTCAAAAAAATAATTAA
- a CDS encoding putative signal transducing protein: MTNPAEDKIITLETYYDVMLAHIMRTKLEDNGIPCFIADENTIGANPLYNQAVGGVKLKIFERDLERCREILATEGDLHEQDHIEIDEETNNMIICPFCASTNIGPADPGKFSTFLSAVFPFYNTKAWHCFNCLQDFE, translated from the coding sequence ATGACCAACCCTGCTGAAGATAAGATCATAACCCTCGAAACCTATTACGATGTAATGCTGGCACATATCATGCGCACTAAGCTGGAAGATAATGGCATCCCCTGCTTTATCGCCGACGAAAATACCATCGGTGCCAATCCATTATACAATCAGGCTGTTGGGGGTGTTAAACTCAAAATATTTGAACGCGATTTGGAACGCTGCCGCGAAATACTGGCCACCGAGGGCGATTTACATGAACAGGACCACATAGAAATTGATGAGGAAACCAATAATATGATCATCTGCCCTTTTTGCGCCTCCACCAATATCGGTCCCGCAGATCCGGGTAAGTTTTCCACTTTTCTTTCAGCCGTTTTTCCTTTTTATAACACCAAAGCCTGGCATTGCTTTAACTGTTTGCAGGATTTTGAGTAG
- a CDS encoding N(4)-(beta-N-acetylglucosaminyl)-L-asparaginase, with the protein MYNRRKFIKISAAGASLAALSNSAVAKAISSTTDTNLPIVISTWDFGIIANKGAWKVLSTGGRALDAIEAGARIPEEQDITNHTVGRTGLPDRDGHVTLDSCIMDENGNCGSVAAMENIAHPISVARLVMEKTPHVMLVGDGATQFAVEQGMKKEKLLTPESEKIWKEWLKTAKYSPVMNIENGKKPGDKYNHDTIGMLAIDAKGNISGGCTTSGMAFKLHGRVGDSPIIGAGLYVDNEVGGATSTGVGEEVIRNVGSFLVVELMRQGYSPEDACKEAVRRIIKKKPETAKQIQVGFLAINKKGEYGAYAIQSGFSFAVCNAQQQDLLIKGKSFY; encoded by the coding sequence ATGTATAACCGCCGTAAGTTTATCAAAATATCAGCCGCGGGCGCTTCGCTTGCCGCATTATCCAATTCTGCTGTAGCCAAAGCCATTTCGTCAACCACCGATACTAATTTACCTATCGTGATATCCACCTGGGATTTCGGTATCATCGCCAATAAAGGTGCCTGGAAGGTATTGTCAACGGGTGGCCGCGCGCTGGATGCTATTGAAGCCGGTGCACGCATTCCCGAAGAACAGGATATTACCAACCATACTGTTGGTCGTACGGGATTACCCGATCGTGATGGTCATGTTACATTGGATTCCTGTATTATGGATGAGAACGGCAACTGCGGTTCTGTAGCCGCCATGGAAAACATAGCCCACCCTATTTCGGTAGCCCGTTTGGTGATGGAGAAAACCCCGCATGTGATGCTTGTGGGCGATGGTGCAACCCAGTTTGCGGTGGAGCAGGGCATGAAAAAAGAAAAACTGTTAACGCCGGAGTCTGAAAAGATCTGGAAGGAATGGCTCAAAACAGCCAAATACAGTCCGGTTATGAATATTGAGAATGGTAAAAAACCAGGCGATAAATACAATCACGATACCATTGGCATGCTGGCTATTGATGCCAAGGGCAATATATCAGGCGGTTGCACTACCAGCGGCATGGCCTTTAAACTGCATGGCCGTGTAGGCGACAGCCCCATCATCGGCGCAGGTTTATATGTAGATAACGAAGTAGGCGGCGCCACCTCAACCGGGGTAGGCGAAGAGGTGATCCGCAATGTGGGCAGCTTTTTGGTTGTCGAACTGATGCGCCAGGGTTATTCGCCCGAGGATGCCTGTAAAGAAGCAGTTCGTCGTATCATCAAAAAGAAACCCGAAACCGCCAAACAGATACAGGTAGGCTTTTTAGCCATCAACAAAAAAGGTGAATACGGTGCCTACGCCATACAAAGCGGTTTTTCATTCGCCGTTTGCAATGCGCAGCAGCAGGATTTGCTGATTAAAGGAAAGAGTTTTTATTAA
- a CDS encoding copper homeostasis protein CutC translates to MIKPVNLEVCANSVTSALAAQEGGAVRVELCENLKEGGTTPSHGQILMARSLLHIKLYVLIRPRGGDFLYSDLEYQIMMADIRYCIEAGCDGVVIGILNPDGSIDTQRCLEMARLARQWGLGVTFHRAFDMCADQDTALEEIIEMGCERILTSGGKSTAMEGATVINHLVQKAAGRISIMPGSGVSEANVADLVHFTGVTEVHSSARSSVQSKMQYKNDHILMSNEPGDEYSIDLTNVDRVKKLVELANS, encoded by the coding sequence ATGATTAAACCCGTTAATCTTGAAGTTTGCGCTAACTCGGTAACATCGGCACTGGCAGCCCAGGAGGGCGGCGCGGTGCGGGTTGAACTGTGCGAAAATTTAAAAGAAGGTGGAACTACGCCCTCGCATGGGCAAATACTAATGGCCCGTAGCTTACTGCACATTAAATTATATGTACTGATCCGTCCGCGAGGTGGCGATTTTTTGTATTCCGACCTGGAATATCAGATCATGATGGCCGATATCCGTTATTGTATCGAAGCAGGTTGCGATGGTGTGGTAATAGGCATCTTAAACCCCGATGGCTCTATTGATACCCAACGTTGCCTGGAAATGGCCAGGCTGGCCCGCCAATGGGGACTGGGTGTTACTTTTCACCGCGCATTTGATATGTGTGCCGATCAGGACACAGCCCTGGAAGAAATTATTGAAATGGGCTGCGAACGCATCCTCACCTCGGGTGGTAAAAGCACCGCTATGGAAGGCGCTACTGTGATCAATCACCTGGTTCAAAAAGCAGCAGGCCGTATCAGCATTATGCCGGGCAGCGGCGTAAGCGAAGCCAACGTGGCCGATCTGGTACACTTTACCGGCGTAACCGAAGTACATTCATCCGCCCGCAGCAGCGTACAAAGCAAAATGCAATACAAAAACGACCATATCCTGATGAGCAACGAACCCGGCGACGAATACAGCATCGACCTCACGAATGTTGACAGGGTGAAGAAACTGGTAGAGCTGGCTAATAGTTAA